In Elaeis guineensis isolate ETL-2024a chromosome 1, EG11, whole genome shotgun sequence, a genomic segment contains:
- the LOC105037572 gene encoding LOW QUALITY PROTEIN: cytochrome P450 71A9 (The sequence of the model RefSeq protein was modified relative to this genomic sequence to represent the inferred CDS: inserted 1 base in 1 codon): MTIRYEVCGAYLITPEILRIPNRLSSLGPGLLQIRSTSISLPLCLLVIMAIWIIFAWLLFVTLISLLSFRYKKMEQRNAVYRLPPGPKKLPLIGNLHQLGRLPHHSLWQLSQKYGPLMYLELGSMPTVVISSAEMAREVMKTHDLDFCSRPRLVAADKLSYNYSTISFSPYGEYWREMRKICILELFSAKRVQSFQFIREEEISLMINSISHSSATPINLSKLMMTLANNIICRAAMGKKYQEGDYERGIFHKLLHETQALVGSFCIADFFPSIGWMDKLTGLAGRLEKNFRMLDAFYEQVIREHLDHRRMRPEHEXIVDVLLRLQKDGHVTKDHIKAVLTDILFGGTDTASATLEWAMAELGRHPRQMKKAQEEIRASLGTEGKVEEGDLHQLQYLKSVVKETWRLHSPVPLLIPRESIRHSRIHGYDILPNTRVYVNAWGIGKDPKSWDDPEEFIPERFMDSSIDYKGHNFELIPFGSGRRMCPAMNFGALTVELALASMLYHFDWELPVGTSREDIDMNEAPGITVHRSSDLHLVAINHIMK, translated from the exons ATGacgatcagatatgaagtctgtgGCGCATATTTAATAACTCCTGAAATACTAAGAATCCCTAATAGATTGTCCTCTCTAGGACCAGGGCTGCTACAAATAAGATCAACCTCCATCTCTTTGCCTCTCTGCCTCCTAGTAATAATGGCTATCTGGATCATATTCGCATGGCTTCTTTTTGTCACACttatctcccttctttctttcagaTACAAAAAAATGGAACAACGAAACGCTGTGTACAGGCTCCCTCCTGGCCCGAAGAAGCTTCCCTTAATTGGGAACTTGCATCAACTTGGTAGGCTGCCTCATCACTCCTTGTGGCAACTCTCTCAAAAATATGGCCCTCTCATGTATTTGGAACTAGGCAGCATGCCAACAGTAGTAATCTCATCTGCTGAGATGGCCAGAGAAGTAATGAAAACTCATGATCTCGACTTCTGCTCGAGGCCTCGCCTTGTTGCTGCCGATAAATTGTCTTACAACTATTCGACTATAAGCTTCTCACCCTACGGCGAATATTGGAGAGAGATGAGAAAGATATGCATCCTCGAACTTTTCAGCGCCAAGAGGGTGCAATCATTTCAATTTATAAGGGAAGAAGAGATTTCACTAATGATCAATAGCATCTCCCACTCTTCAGCAACTCCTATAAATCTTAGCAAGCTGATGATGACACTGGCAAATAACATAATATGCAGAGCTGCGATGGGTAAGAAGTATCAAGAAGGTGATTATGAGAGGGGCATATTTCACAAGCTTCTTCACGAAACGCAGGCATTGGTAGGCAGTTTTTGTATTGCAGACTTCTTCCCATCAATAGGCTGGATGGACAAGCTAACTGGACTAGCAGGCAGGCTTGAGAAGAACTTCAGGATGCTTGATGCGTTCTATGAGCAGGTCATCAGGGAGCACCTTGACCACCGGAGGATGAGACCCGAACATG ACATAGTTGATGTATTGCTTAGATTACAAAAGGATGGACATGTAACAAAAGATCACATAAAGGCAGTGCTAACG GATATCTTGTTTGGCGGAACGGATACAGCTTCTGCAACCTTAGAATGGGCTATGGCGGAGCTTGGAAGACACCCAAGACAGATGAAGAAAGCACAAGAAGAAATAAGAGCCTCTTTAGGAACTGAAGGAAAGGTGGAAGAAGGAGATCTTCACCAGCTTCAATACCTCAAGTCTGTGGTGAAAGAGACATGGAGGCTGCATTCACCTGTCCCATTACTAATTCCTCGAGAGTCCATAAGACACTCTAGGATTCATGGATATGATATCCTGCCAAACACGAGAGTGTATGTCAATGCTTGGGGGATAGGAAAAGATCCTAAATCATGGGATGACCCTGAAGAGTTCATTCCTGAGAGATTCATGGATAGTTCTATCGACTATAAAGGCCACAATTTCGAGCTGATACCATTCGGTTCCGGTCGAAGAATGTGCCCTGCAATGAATTTTGGGGCTTTGACAGTGGAGCTAGCACTTGCAAGTATGTTATACCATTTCGACTGGGAACTGCCTGTTGGGACGAGCAGAGAAGATATCGACATGAATGAAGCACCAGGCATTACGGTGCACAGGAGTTCTGATCTTCACCTTGTAGCCATAAACCACATCATGAAATAG